In Marinicella rhabdoformis, a genomic segment contains:
- a CDS encoding GTP-binding protein, with amino-acid sequence MHKKVAFVGSVGSGKTTIINQLSSIDTVNTDVESSVDIGKQFTTVGIDYGHINLGDDMSIGLYGVPGQKRFSFVWDFVNEGLWAVVILIKNGDQDSLDDMAYLMKYFGINQDSTCVVGITHAEGKENDGFTQEVRKMSEKMEVNLPIYHVDARSKSSAMLIMNTLIAIKETE; translated from the coding sequence ATGCATAAAAAAGTCGCGTTTGTGGGCAGTGTCGGTTCAGGCAAAACAACCATAATAAACCAGTTAAGCAGCATAGACACGGTCAACACTGATGTTGAATCCAGTGTTGATATTGGTAAGCAATTTACAACAGTTGGAATTGACTATGGTCACATTAATTTAGGTGATGACATGTCTATAGGGTTGTACGGTGTGCCAGGTCAGAAAAGGTTCTCATTTGTATGGGACTTTGTCAATGAAGGGTTATGGGCTGTGGTCATCCTAATAAAAAATGGGGACCAAGACTCTTTGGATGATATGGCCTATTTGATGAAGTATTTTGGCATTAATCAAGACAGTACTTGTGTGGTCGGTATCACTCATGCTGAGGGGAAAGAAAATGATGGATTCACACAAGAAGTGAGAAAAATGTCTGAAAAAATGGAAGTTAATTTACCCATATACCATGTGGATGCACGAAGTAAATCGAGTGCCATGTTGATTATGAATACATTGATAGCAATCAAGGAAACAGAATAA
- the mpl gene encoding UDP-N-acetylmuramate:L-alanyl-gamma-D-glutamyl-meso-diaminopimelate ligase encodes MPKTHILGICGTFMGGIAAIARQLDHQVSGADKNVYPPMSTQLKKLGIAIHSGYDAEQLSLAPDQVVVGNVMTRGMPVIESLLKSQFSYVSGPQWLGEHVLRHKKVYAVAGTHGKTTTSSMLAWILEDHGINPGFLIGGVCHHFEHSARLTDSDAFVIEADEYDAAFFDKRSKFVHYHGDVVILNNLEFDHADIFENLDAIKKQFHHLVRTVPNNGCLVVNNDDDNLKAVLELGHWTPIVTFGSDNSADYWVQSDDKQATTFHVMQDEQKLATIDWQIPGQHNQLNALAAVLAAREAGIGIKQAADSLTRFQSVKRRMELIGVAQGVTIYDDFAHHPTAIATTIAGAKSAHPGSRVIVVLEPRSNSMRAGAHAQALPASLSQADLCYVVNDEQNNWSTDAICNLNKLGVLFFPDTVRLIEELKCTVMDTDVVVFMSNGGFDGVFTKFYNLMSNESE; translated from the coding sequence ATGCCAAAAACTCACATCCTAGGAATATGTGGAACATTTATGGGGGGCATTGCCGCCATTGCACGCCAACTTGATCATCAGGTTTCAGGTGCGGATAAAAATGTATACCCACCCATGAGTACTCAGTTGAAAAAATTGGGAATTGCCATTCATTCTGGCTATGATGCGGAACAACTGTCGCTGGCGCCAGATCAGGTGGTTGTGGGTAATGTCATGACGCGTGGAATGCCTGTTATCGAATCACTGTTAAAAAGTCAATTCAGTTATGTATCTGGCCCTCAGTGGTTAGGTGAGCATGTCTTGCGGCATAAAAAAGTATATGCCGTGGCAGGAACCCATGGAAAAACCACCACATCATCCATGTTGGCTTGGATACTAGAAGATCATGGTATTAACCCCGGTTTTTTGATTGGAGGGGTGTGTCATCATTTTGAGCATTCAGCAAGGTTAACCGACAGCGATGCTTTTGTTATTGAGGCAGATGAATATGATGCTGCTTTTTTTGATAAGCGTTCTAAGTTTGTTCATTACCATGGTGATGTGGTGATTTTGAATAACCTTGAATTTGACCATGCTGATATTTTTGAAAATCTAGACGCCATTAAAAAGCAGTTCCATCATTTAGTGCGTACTGTACCGAATAATGGTTGTTTGGTGGTTAACAACGACGACGACAACCTCAAAGCAGTATTGGAGCTAGGTCATTGGACACCCATAGTGACATTTGGAAGTGATAACAGTGCAGATTACTGGGTACAAAGTGATGATAAGCAAGCCACGACTTTTCATGTCATGCAAGATGAGCAAAAGTTGGCGACCATTGATTGGCAAATTCCAGGCCAGCATAATCAATTGAATGCATTGGCTGCTGTTTTGGCTGCCAGAGAAGCGGGTATCGGAATCAAGCAAGCTGCAGACTCTTTAACACGATTTCAGAGTGTTAAGCGCAGAATGGAGCTGATAGGGGTGGCACAAGGTGTGACCATCTATGATGACTTTGCGCACCACCCAACGGCGATTGCAACAACCATCGCAGGCGCAAAATCTGCTCACCCTGGCAGTCGTGTTATCGTTGTTTTAGAGCCACGAAGCAACTCCATGAGGGCAGGGGCTCATGCTCAAGCGTTACCAGCATCATTGTCTCAGGCCGACTTATGCTATGTGGTCAATGATGAACAAAATAATTGGAGTACAGATGCAATTTGTAATTTAAACAAATTGGGCGTGTTATTTTTCCCTGATACAGTCAGACTGATTGAGGAATTAAAGTGTACTGTTATGGATACAGATGTAGTGGTTTTTATGAGTAACGGCGGCTTTGATGGCGTATTTACAAAATTTTATAATTTAATGAGTAATGAAAGCGAATAA
- a CDS encoding lysophospholipid acyltransferase family protein, with protein MSLFVHLLRFICRLILFALSLLLVLPLVILGIIVAKIFSMPKLNQWVLKTWSRLVLHVCGLSVSVHGKLPDHPIFILANHVSWLDIPIIHSLTLAGFVGKHEIKYWPILGWLAMLGDTVFLQRGNQNSRQQVIQALVKRLKKGRSVAVFPEGRVTDGSHLGRFHRQLVHAAVMTETPVVPIAIKFIKQDGHRNADVCFKNNEWFIVHVWRILSLPSSHVEIHCGEGLTDDNHSTRAVTMKAHQFVEQKLSENDYLPTTHSA; from the coding sequence TTGAGTTTATTTGTCCATTTATTGCGCTTCATTTGTCGCTTGATACTTTTTGCCTTGTCTTTACTGCTGGTTTTACCACTGGTAATATTGGGTATTATTGTGGCCAAAATATTCTCCATGCCAAAGTTAAACCAGTGGGTTTTAAAAACCTGGTCTCGACTGGTCTTACATGTGTGTGGTTTAAGCGTTTCAGTTCATGGAAAACTACCTGATCACCCAATTTTTATCCTTGCTAACCATGTTTCTTGGCTCGACATACCTATTATCCACAGCTTGACCTTGGCGGGCTTTGTTGGCAAGCATGAAATCAAATACTGGCCTATCCTGGGTTGGTTAGCCATGCTTGGAGACACTGTATTTTTACAAAGAGGAAACCAAAACTCGCGCCAACAGGTTATACAAGCATTAGTTAAACGTTTAAAAAAAGGACGCTCTGTTGCTGTTTTTCCTGAAGGCCGTGTCACAGACGGCAGTCACCTTGGACGCTTCCATAGACAACTGGTACATGCTGCCGTAATGACGGAAACCCCTGTTGTACCCATTGCCATCAAATTCATTAAACAAGATGGTCACCGCAATGCAGATGTCTGCTTTAAAAATAATGAATGGTTTATCGTTCATGTCTGGCGCATATTAAGCCTTCCGAGCTCACATGTCGAAATACATTGTGGAGAAGGTTTGACAGATGACAACCACAGCACCCGCGCTGTGACCATGAAAGCCCACCAATTTGTTGAACAAAAACTTTCAGAAAATGATTATTTGCCAACCACCCATTCGGCCTAA
- a CDS encoding YheT family hydrolase: MIICQPPIRPKNPHLQSFLASSRLRLKRLTQNPPFQAAANEVKITTPLADLQGIHSPQAESNHLVVLIHGWEGSAQSTYIQLLADSLYNAGHAVFRLNMRDHGDSHSWNEPLFHSCRLDEMLAALDWIAENNPNHKLSLCGFSLGGNFALRMAAQTTQNLHKVIAVSPPINPKNSMQAIQDLQSYQKYFLKKWRRSLAIKQDYFPHLFEGHNWKEEQSLAALTAQFVEKHTEFNHVNDYFDGYTITPKVIRKLKTQAQIITSWDDPVIPVKDLSTIDRLPQLKCITTAHGGHCGFVQGLSMRSWVEQHIVNEITNEST; the protein is encoded by the coding sequence ATGATTATTTGCCAACCACCCATTCGGCCTAAGAACCCACACTTACAATCATTCTTAGCATCCAGTCGACTTCGCCTCAAACGATTGACACAAAATCCGCCGTTTCAAGCAGCAGCCAATGAAGTAAAAATCACCACACCGCTGGCTGATTTACAAGGTATTCATTCTCCACAAGCTGAATCAAACCACTTGGTTGTATTGATACATGGCTGGGAAGGCAGTGCCCAGTCTACATACATACAGCTTCTGGCAGACAGCTTATACAATGCCGGACATGCTGTTTTTAGGCTAAACATGCGAGATCATGGTGACTCTCACTCTTGGAACGAGCCTTTGTTTCACTCCTGTAGGTTAGATGAAATGCTCGCCGCATTAGATTGGATAGCTGAAAACAACCCCAACCATAAACTCAGCCTGTGCGGGTTCTCTTTGGGCGGAAATTTTGCATTACGCATGGCGGCACAGACAACACAAAACCTACATAAAGTCATCGCTGTTTCACCGCCAATTAACCCCAAAAACTCTATGCAAGCCATCCAAGATTTACAGTCATATCAAAAATACTTTCTCAAAAAGTGGCGTCGATCTTTGGCCATAAAACAAGACTATTTTCCGCATTTATTTGAAGGTCACAACTGGAAAGAAGAGCAGTCATTGGCAGCTTTAACTGCACAATTTGTTGAAAAACACACCGAATTTAATCATGTTAATGATTACTTCGATGGCTATACGATAACACCCAAGGTGATCAGAAAGCTAAAAACACAGGCTCAAATCATCACTTCATGGGATGACCCCGTGATTCCTGTCAAAGATTTGAGTACAATAGACCGTTTACCACAATTGAAGTGTATCACCACAGCACATGGTGGCCACTGCGGATTTGTCCAAGGCCTATCCATGCGCTCTTGGGTTGAACAACACATCGTCAATGAGATCACAAATGAGTCAACTTGA
- a CDS encoding tetratricopeptide repeat protein: MSQLEQFKELHQKGQFKEAIEGYKTLLKTDKDNDDIHFSMALALAKTDHLEEALTHVNAAIGTQPHAERYHQFKGQILMGLSQLDQAAKAFQNSLNENPNMFFSYLALGDIYTIQQQPQKAKKQFELALKVHESGVPAIIKLARLEIMQGQCDVAFDTLQEAVLQHPDDLELLLQMGVAKIESGEHALAEMYFRQVIKAAPEHLIAHAYLAISLVPTDQQEAAQIVTALTKNQAKLPEVIVAMGLLYHHTNKHRQALVFLEPAARSGLAMPSWVMAYAKSLTILGQTEEAIDILKHQLEQGNNPHVMMLLGQIFQQNNNLAKAAYTFQGIPKSSPLYAQAQTKLSEVLYHKGDYESSLKVANRMLKNDPQHPAAFKLALNDLSKLQRNEQALTLLEQIDKSKQSDDFNQLMYFYAGLLHDSVGQYEQAWEQFQQMERPEKAELELLNAEQEKMVASWPSQSATSDVVFLFSDAATGQHEFVNWLLNNQNTVLLDRFSETRGDVFDNIKTFNELDELDETKVHLLRKKYLKRNRTMVKPEAVKIVDCLPFSIAHAAIAKKIFPGIKVVVLSRNFADYRLHNQIFGTDQVHFSQSTKVINQMIAMGLDLTVVDVDEWQANEPAVLAEMQKIFGAQSQAYQHKTRSSLERFMMPHMHWKNYKELMN; the protein is encoded by the coding sequence ATGAGTCAACTTGAACAATTTAAGGAACTGCACCAAAAAGGACAGTTCAAAGAAGCCATTGAAGGCTATAAAACATTATTAAAAACAGACAAGGATAACGATGACATACATTTTTCTATGGCATTGGCCTTAGCCAAAACCGACCACCTAGAAGAAGCACTGACACATGTGAATGCTGCAATTGGTACGCAACCACATGCAGAAAGGTATCATCAATTCAAAGGTCAAATTTTAATGGGACTGAGTCAGTTAGACCAAGCTGCCAAGGCCTTTCAGAATTCACTCAATGAAAATCCAAACATGTTTTTTTCTTATTTGGCATTGGGGGATATATACACCATTCAACAACAACCACAGAAAGCCAAAAAGCAATTTGAATTGGCTTTAAAAGTACATGAGTCTGGCGTCCCCGCAATCATCAAACTGGCAAGATTAGAAATCATGCAAGGACAGTGTGATGTAGCATTCGACACTTTACAGGAAGCTGTTTTACAACATCCAGATGACTTAGAACTATTGCTTCAAATGGGCGTAGCTAAAATTGAATCTGGAGAACATGCCTTGGCCGAAATGTATTTCAGACAAGTCATCAAAGCAGCACCTGAACATTTAATAGCACACGCTTATTTGGCCATCAGCTTGGTGCCTACAGATCAACAAGAGGCGGCGCAAATTGTTACTGCATTGACAAAAAATCAAGCCAAACTGCCAGAAGTTATCGTTGCGATGGGGCTTCTTTACCATCACACAAACAAGCACCGACAAGCTTTGGTATTTTTAGAGCCCGCGGCACGTTCAGGGTTGGCCATGCCAAGTTGGGTAATGGCTTATGCCAAGTCCTTAACTATATTGGGGCAAACAGAAGAGGCCATAGACATTTTGAAACATCAGTTGGAGCAAGGCAATAATCCACACGTTATGATGCTTTTGGGCCAAATATTTCAACAAAACAACAATTTGGCTAAAGCCGCGTATACATTCCAAGGGATTCCCAAGTCATCGCCTTTATATGCACAAGCGCAAACCAAACTTTCTGAAGTTCTGTATCACAAAGGTGACTATGAAAGCAGTTTAAAAGTTGCAAATCGCATGCTTAAAAATGACCCGCAGCATCCAGCAGCATTCAAACTGGCTTTAAATGACTTATCAAAGCTTCAACGCAATGAACAAGCTTTGACCTTGTTAGAACAAATAGATAAAAGCAAACAAAGCGATGATTTCAATCAACTGATGTATTTTTATGCGGGCTTGTTACATGATTCAGTAGGCCAGTATGAACAGGCTTGGGAGCAGTTTCAACAAATGGAACGACCTGAAAAAGCTGAATTAGAATTATTAAATGCTGAGCAGGAAAAAATGGTCGCATCATGGCCATCACAATCTGCCACTTCTGACGTTGTGTTTTTATTTTCAGATGCCGCCACGGGACAACATGAGTTCGTCAATTGGTTATTGAACAACCAAAACACCGTTTTACTCGACCGCTTTTCAGAAACTCGAGGCGATGTTTTTGACAACATTAAAACATTCAATGAACTGGATGAGCTGGATGAAACCAAAGTACACCTTTTGCGTAAAAAATATTTAAAACGTAACCGCACAATGGTGAAACCAGAGGCCGTAAAAATTGTTGATTGCCTGCCTTTTTCCATTGCACATGCGGCCATCGCCAAAAAAATATTCCCAGGCATTAAGGTGGTTGTATTATCCAGAAACTTTGCCGATTATCGTTTACACAACCAAATATTTGGTACTGACCAGGTTCATTTCTCTCAATCAACCAAAGTCATCAACCAAATGATTGCCATGGGATTAGATCTGACTGTGGTTGATGTCGATGAATGGCAAGCCAATGAGCCTGCTGTTTTGGCTGAAATGCAAAAAATATTTGGTGCACAATCACAAGCTTACCAACACAAAACACGCTCGAGTTTAGAGCGTTTCATGATGCCCCATATGCACTGGAAAAACTATAAAGAGCTGATGAATTAA
- a CDS encoding undecaprenyl-diphosphate phosphatase, with amino-acid sequence MADWLQWLGLALIQGLTEFLPISSSAHLILLSYFAGWEKQGLLVDIAAHFGSLLAVLLYFRKDIIEVLLGRDKTLFLYLNVSAIPLAIAGLLLADFVDSQLRTPLIIALASAVLGVALYLSQKKAVNQNLNWRIVTYMSLAQVLALIPGASRSGVTMTAGMWAGLSKEKAASFSFLMAIPAILMTTAYGALKWYQNPAEQNIPMMLTVMTLSFVAAYACIHFFMKLIKRIDFIWFMHYRLILAALILMTI; translated from the coding sequence ATGGCTGATTGGCTACAATGGCTGGGTTTGGCCCTGATTCAGGGCCTGACCGAATTTTTGCCAATTTCTTCTTCTGCCCATTTGATTTTGCTGTCATATTTTGCGGGATGGGAAAAGCAAGGTTTGCTGGTGGATATTGCAGCACATTTCGGCAGTTTACTGGCCGTATTACTGTATTTCAGAAAAGACATCATCGAAGTGCTTTTAGGTCGTGATAAGACCTTGTTCCTGTATTTAAATGTTTCGGCCATACCATTGGCCATCGCAGGATTATTACTCGCAGACTTTGTGGATTCACAATTGCGAACGCCTTTGATTATCGCCTTGGCTTCTGCTGTATTGGGCGTGGCATTGTATTTGTCCCAAAAGAAAGCGGTAAATCAGAACCTAAACTGGCGCATTGTGACTTACATGTCCCTGGCACAAGTTTTGGCCTTGATTCCAGGCGCCTCACGTTCTGGCGTGACGATGACAGCTGGGATGTGGGCAGGTTTAAGTAAAGAAAAGGCCGCTTCTTTTTCTTTTTTAATGGCCATTCCAGCCATATTGATGACCACCGCTTATGGTGCACTCAAGTGGTACCAAAATCCTGCCGAACAAAACATACCTATGATGTTGACTGTGATGACCTTGAGTTTTGTTGCTGCATACGCCTGCATCCACTTTTTTATGAAGCTTATAAAGCGCATAGATTTTATTTGGTTTATGCATTACAGGTTGATATTGGCTGCATTGATTTTGATGACCATATGA
- a CDS encoding alpha/beta hydrolase, whose protein sequence is MNPKEIAFETRFGQITGLQWGQGNKQQIVAFHGWLDNAASFSHLAPFLAEAGYEVNAIDFPGHGHSDHRAPGHNYGFVDYVIDIQAVMENFKQPVIFLCHSMGAAIGQLYAAAYPEHVSHLVLIENVGPIPAYVKGTAAKSLREALDIWKPHSLVHKRCYSSVDDAVKARLQATPMDGEIIRPLVRRGLKKSEEGYHWRTDKRLKLRSFFRMSEEQVQDYLSSTQMPCQLIMAEPKSYALNYASVEDRIAALNPQVISAMPGCHHLHMTQAKTIAKEILAFIDHYSHPEQNDKPEPKQHPRPFHPF, encoded by the coding sequence ATGAATCCGAAAGAAATAGCATTTGAAACCCGGTTTGGTCAAATAACAGGCCTTCAATGGGGTCAAGGCAATAAACAACAAATTGTTGCTTTTCATGGCTGGCTCGACAATGCCGCCAGCTTTTCACATTTAGCGCCTTTTTTGGCGGAAGCTGGATATGAAGTTAACGCCATTGATTTTCCAGGACATGGCCACTCTGACCACAGAGCACCTGGGCACAATTATGGCTTTGTTGATTATGTTATCGATATCCAAGCAGTAATGGAAAACTTCAAACAGCCTGTTATTTTTTTGTGTCATTCTATGGGTGCCGCCATTGGCCAGCTTTATGCTGCCGCATATCCTGAACATGTCAGTCATTTGGTCTTGATTGAAAATGTGGGGCCCATTCCTGCGTATGTGAAAGGCACTGCAGCCAAGTCTTTGCGTGAAGCTCTGGATATATGGAAACCACACAGCTTAGTGCACAAAAGATGCTATTCATCAGTAGATGATGCGGTCAAAGCACGCTTACAAGCCACACCCATGGATGGCGAAATCATCAGACCTTTGGTCAGGCGCGGATTAAAAAAATCTGAAGAAGGTTATCATTGGCGAACTGACAAGCGGTTGAAACTGAGAAGTTTTTTCAGGATGTCAGAAGAGCAAGTACAAGACTACCTTTCTTCAACCCAGATGCCCTGTCAATTGATTATGGCAGAACCTAAAAGTTACGCCTTAAATTACGCCAGTGTTGAAGATCGAATAGCCGCATTAAACCCTCAAGTCATTTCTGCGATGCCTGGCTGTCACCACTTGCACATGACCCAAGCCAAAACGATTGCCAAAGAAATTCTGGCATTTATAGATCATTACAGTCACCCGGAGCAGAACGACAAGCCAGAACCTAAACAGCATCCTCGCCCGTTTCACCCGTTCTGA
- a CDS encoding P-II family nitrogen regulator has protein sequence MKMITAIIKPFKLDDVRDALEQVGVRGITVTEVKGFGRQKGHTELYRGAEYVVDFLPKLKIEIAASDDQVERIVDTLIATASNGKVGDGKIFISNLEQVVRIRTGETGEDAV, from the coding sequence ATGAAAATGATAACAGCCATCATCAAACCATTTAAGCTGGATGATGTTAGGGATGCTCTAGAGCAAGTTGGGGTTCGAGGAATTACTGTCACGGAAGTAAAAGGTTTTGGGCGCCAAAAAGGTCATACCGAGCTGTACCGTGGTGCTGAATATGTTGTCGATTTTTTGCCGAAGCTAAAAATTGAAATAGCTGCCAGTGATGATCAAGTGGAACGGATTGTTGATACCTTAATAGCGACAGCAAGCAACGGTAAAGTGGGAGATGGCAAAATTTTTATCAGTAATTTAGAGCAAGTAGTTAGAATCAGAACGGGTGAAACGGGCGAGGATGCTGTTTAG